The proteins below are encoded in one region of Vibrio sp. ED004:
- a CDS encoding sugar transferase: protein MIRLIDFFLALFGLLFLWPVFVVICILGYFDTGSPVFFQTRVGRNKKPFTLVKFRTMPVETQSVATHLVGANSVTKLGGFLRKTKLDELPQLYNVLKGEMSLVGPRPCLFNQQELIDERESRGVLAVSPGVTGLAQINDIDMSTPKLLAEWDKRMLDTLNVKLYFQYIIQTVLGKGSGDRV from the coding sequence ATGATCAGACTAATTGATTTCTTTCTTGCATTGTTTGGCCTGCTGTTCCTTTGGCCTGTTTTTGTTGTCATTTGTATTCTTGGTTACTTTGACACAGGCTCTCCAGTCTTTTTTCAAACTCGAGTAGGGCGTAACAAAAAGCCATTTACCTTAGTGAAATTCCGCACTATGCCGGTAGAAACACAATCAGTGGCAACTCACTTGGTGGGGGCGAACTCAGTGACTAAATTGGGTGGGTTCTTACGCAAGACTAAGCTGGATGAACTACCACAGTTATACAACGTCCTGAAAGGCGAAATGAGTCTCGTTGGCCCGCGACCATGCTTATTCAACCAGCAAGAGCTCATCGATGAAAGAGAGTCGAGAGGCGTGCTGGCGGTAAGCCCCGGTGTTACGGGGTTGGCTCAAATCAATGATATCGATATGTCGACACCTAAGCTACTTGCTGAGTGGGATAAGCGTATGCTCGATACACTGAATGTTAAACTTTACTTCCAATACATCATTCAAACAGTGTTAGGCAAAGGCTCTGGCGATAGAGTTTAA
- a CDS encoding NAD-dependent epimerase/dehydratase family protein, protein MNKILLTGSSGFIGSHFLQNCPLPIVSVKRSAEKNSTSDTFYITSLDQGTSWSGAFRGISTVVHLAAVAHSKRCSIQSVYDVNVEGTVNLAKSAAHAGVKRFIFLSSIGVLGGYTEKGNKFSKKSPVQAGNTYTKSKLEAEKRLRDIEKDTGMEVVVIRAPLVYGPNAPGSFSQLKKLVSIVPLLPFGCIDNRRDFISVDNLVDLISCCSQHPNAAGQTFLASDDYTLSLRQFISYIADGLEKRCIQIPIPVFVYQFLAQLFKKHKLMEQLVLNLEVDISDTKKSLNWIPPYHPQYTMGQLKRGLK, encoded by the coding sequence GTGAATAAAATATTGTTAACAGGTTCTTCTGGGTTTATAGGCTCTCATTTTTTGCAGAATTGCCCACTACCAATAGTGAGTGTTAAGAGGTCTGCAGAAAAAAACTCAACGAGTGATACTTTTTATATCACCTCTTTAGATCAAGGAACATCTTGGTCTGGTGCGTTCCGAGGAATAAGTACAGTTGTTCACTTGGCTGCTGTTGCCCACTCAAAACGTTGTTCTATTCAATCTGTTTATGATGTAAATGTTGAAGGAACTGTTAACTTAGCAAAGTCTGCTGCTCATGCAGGGGTTAAGCGTTTCATTTTTTTGAGTTCTATTGGTGTTCTCGGAGGGTATACAGAGAAGGGGAATAAATTTTCAAAAAAATCCCCTGTTCAAGCAGGTAATACTTATACTAAATCAAAGTTGGAAGCTGAAAAAAGACTTAGAGATATAGAGAAAGATACTGGTATGGAAGTGGTTGTTATTCGTGCGCCGCTAGTTTACGGCCCAAATGCCCCTGGTAGTTTTTCTCAGCTCAAGAAATTGGTGAGTATAGTACCGCTTTTACCATTTGGTTGCATCGACAACCGAAGAGATTTCATATCCGTTGATAATCTTGTTGATTTAATTTCTTGCTGTAGCCAACACCCTAATGCAGCAGGGCAAACATTTCTCGCGTCAGATGATTATACATTGAGTTTACGCCAGTTTATTTCGTATATTGCTGATGGTCTGGAAAAAAGGTGTATCCAAATTCCAATACCTGTTTTTGTATATCAGTTTCTGGCACAGCTATTTAAAAAGCACAAGTTAATGGAACAATTGGTTCTTAACCTTGAAGTTGATATTTCGGATACGAAAAAAAGCCTTAATTGGATTCCACCTTACCACCCACAGTACACTATGGGGCAACTAAAGAGAGGTCTTAAATGA
- a CDS encoding glycosyltransferase: MKVCVLLAVCNGETYLREQLESILHQKEVSVDVYVCLDSSQDSSQSILSEYATRYQNIILHSQDIKFGSAGQNFLYMLKTVDFSSYDYICFSDQDDYWLDGKLHNAIKKIRSSNADGYSSNVTAFWENDRQVDIRKSYAQVYFDYIFESSGPGCTFVLTYELAHDIQSFLESAGDKVKDIWLHDWFCYAYARSNDYSWVIDQSSYLLYRQHDSNSVGANVNFGAKFSRLREVLNGSALDKVMLQSDILGINAELPVKLLKNNTVFSYFRLALLASKCRRKPSEKVFFFFVMILLGIKRLMK, encoded by the coding sequence ATGAAAGTTTGTGTGCTGTTAGCTGTGTGTAATGGTGAGACATATTTAAGAGAGCAGCTTGAGAGTATCTTGCACCAGAAAGAAGTAAGTGTTGATGTTTATGTCTGCTTAGATAGCTCTCAAGATTCGTCACAGAGCATATTATCTGAATATGCTACTCGTTATCAAAATATCATTTTGCACTCACAAGATATTAAGTTTGGTAGCGCAGGACAAAACTTTTTATATATGCTTAAAACAGTAGATTTTTCATCTTATGACTACATTTGTTTTTCCGATCAAGATGACTATTGGTTGGATGGTAAACTACATAACGCTATAAAGAAGATTAGAAGCTCTAATGCTGATGGTTATTCAAGTAATGTAACTGCGTTTTGGGAAAATGATCGACAGGTTGATATTCGTAAGAGTTACGCTCAGGTGTACTTTGATTACATATTTGAATCTTCAGGTCCCGGCTGCACTTTTGTGCTTACTTATGAATTAGCACATGACATTCAGTCTTTTTTAGAAAGTGCCGGGGATAAAGTCAAAGATATCTGGTTGCATGACTGGTTTTGTTATGCCTATGCTCGAAGCAATGATTATAGTTGGGTAATTGATCAATCTAGCTATCTGCTTTACCGCCAACACGATAGTAATTCTGTTGGCGCGAATGTTAATTTTGGTGCTAAGTTCTCGCGCTTAAGAGAGGTCTTAAACGGCTCGGCTTTAGACAAAGTTATGTTACAGAGTGACATACTTGGTATTAATGCAGAACTACCAGTAAAACTACTGAAAAATAACACTGTTTTTTCATACTTTAGACTTGCACTACTAGCTTCTAAATGTCGAAGGAAACCTTCGGAAAAGGTTTTCTTTTTCTTTGTTATGATTTTGTTGGGAATTAAGAGACTAATGAAGTGA
- a CDS encoding YjbF family lipoprotein: MLKPLIISLGLFLAGCSQQFQDVNSTFDEAFFGSSDVELSKEYIQTLPYSSIYAEVNDQGKIFMVLAYVDENPQTGAEQLKWMSSDKAMIVTENGRIVQTLLLPYENLSGLVFQPLDAFSSANSSSPDSSYAFDVSANPGAQKWQAVYDWQPNYRFGYKANITRTYAGNETVETPLASIDTKKFQEKINFPMLEQEITNEYWVDSKGKVVKTIQYLGPDMTRLELTVLKHYQSN, encoded by the coding sequence ATGCTTAAACCTCTAATCATATCTCTTGGTCTTTTTCTTGCTGGTTGTTCTCAGCAGTTTCAAGACGTTAACTCTACTTTTGATGAAGCCTTTTTTGGAAGCTCTGATGTTGAGCTATCCAAGGAATACATTCAAACCTTACCTTATTCCAGCATTTATGCGGAAGTGAATGACCAAGGTAAAATCTTCATGGTCTTAGCGTATGTCGATGAAAACCCGCAAACGGGCGCAGAGCAGTTAAAGTGGATGTCTTCTGACAAAGCGATGATCGTCACTGAAAATGGACGTATCGTACAAACGCTATTGCTTCCTTACGAAAACCTCTCTGGTTTGGTATTCCAACCGTTGGATGCATTCTCTTCTGCAAACAGCTCGTCACCAGATTCTTCTTATGCGTTTGATGTGTCAGCGAACCCCGGTGCCCAAAAGTGGCAAGCGGTTTACGATTGGCAACCCAACTATCGATTCGGCTATAAAGCAAATATCACCCGAACGTATGCGGGAAATGAAACGGTCGAAACACCGTTAGCGTCTATCGATACTAAGAAGTTCCAAGAAAAGATTAACTTCCCTATGTTAGAGCAAGAGATCACCAACGAGTATTGGGTCGACAGCAAAGGCAAAGTGGTCAAAACCATACAGTATTTAGGCCCTGATATGACAAGGCTTGAGTTAACCGTCCTTAAGCATTATCAAAGCAATTAA
- a CDS encoding nucleoside-diphosphate sugar epimerase/dehydratase — MLRPIYTLLNAKRSNKRLISVLYDICAITISLYLSIALRLGTITFSSGLDEVITLICTVLITILSFMKLGMYRAVLRYMMLPAVGNIFLGVFVSTLTLVLCGFFFQTFIPRSVPFIYAGLATLALGGPRILIRTIYYQLYKRKKPNVFIYGAGATGRDLAYALIQGDEYNPVIMLDDDIRKSGQILFGLKVHHPSEFEHLQSLYQPVKLLLAINGINKGERLRLVEKLSHWPIALQSVPSVEEIAAGKATATEVKDLDVADLLGRAAVDPDQALLAQNIANKNVMVTGAGGSIGSELCRQILSQKPKTLVLFELNEYNLYKIDQELNSTKVNLKSDTQIVAILGSVQRQNRLEKVMAAHNVETVYHAAAYKHVPLVEDNIVEGVRNNVFGTLACAEAAIQTGVKNFTLISTDKAVRPTNVMGATKRMAELVLQALADKQNTTTFTMVRFGNVLGSSGSVVPLFKKQINKGGPVTVTHPDIIRYFMLIPEAAQLVIQAGAMGHNGQVFVLDMGEPVKILDLAKRMIHLMGMQEHIEGEQQEGDISIKFTGLRPGEKLYEELLIGDNVEGSGHQKIMMAKEQMLSWNEMHPLLTQLDICCHNFDEECIMQILLDAPTGYSKN, encoded by the coding sequence ATGCTAAGACCTATCTATACTCTCCTCAATGCAAAACGCTCTAACAAAAGACTAATTAGTGTGCTGTATGATATTTGTGCAATAACAATATCACTCTACCTGAGTATTGCGCTAAGGCTTGGCACTATTACCTTCTCTTCAGGTTTAGACGAAGTCATTACTCTAATCTGTACAGTTCTTATTACTATATTGAGTTTTATGAAGCTAGGTATGTATCGAGCTGTACTACGGTATATGATGCTCCCTGCCGTTGGGAATATTTTTCTTGGTGTATTTGTATCCACACTAACACTTGTCCTCTGTGGTTTTTTCTTTCAAACGTTCATACCTAGAAGTGTACCGTTTATATACGCTGGTTTAGCAACTCTTGCTTTAGGTGGACCTCGCATATTAATTCGAACAATATACTATCAACTGTATAAGCGAAAAAAGCCTAATGTTTTCATCTATGGTGCTGGTGCAACCGGAAGAGATCTGGCCTACGCTTTAATTCAAGGAGATGAATACAACCCAGTCATTATGTTAGATGATGACATAAGAAAATCCGGTCAAATATTATTTGGGCTTAAAGTCCACCACCCAAGTGAATTTGAACACCTCCAATCACTTTATCAACCGGTAAAGCTACTTTTAGCCATTAATGGAATCAATAAAGGTGAGCGCTTGAGATTAGTGGAGAAATTATCACACTGGCCTATAGCGCTGCAATCTGTGCCATCCGTGGAAGAAATAGCCGCAGGTAAAGCGACAGCAACGGAAGTGAAAGATCTTGACGTTGCCGATCTACTCGGTAGAGCAGCTGTTGATCCAGACCAAGCGCTTCTAGCACAAAACATAGCCAACAAAAATGTAATGGTGACTGGTGCTGGTGGTTCTATCGGCTCTGAATTATGTCGCCAAATCCTCTCTCAGAAGCCAAAAACTCTCGTTTTGTTTGAACTCAATGAATACAATCTTTATAAGATCGATCAAGAACTCAATTCTACAAAGGTAAACTTAAAAAGCGATACTCAAATTGTTGCGATTCTTGGCTCCGTTCAAAGGCAGAACCGCTTGGAAAAAGTGATGGCTGCGCATAACGTTGAAACAGTTTATCATGCGGCTGCCTATAAGCACGTTCCTTTAGTAGAAGATAATATCGTTGAGGGTGTTCGCAACAATGTTTTTGGTACGCTTGCTTGTGCTGAAGCAGCGATCCAAACAGGTGTGAAAAACTTTACGCTCATCTCGACAGATAAAGCAGTAAGACCAACGAACGTAATGGGTGCGACCAAACGCATGGCTGAATTGGTTCTTCAAGCCTTGGCCGATAAGCAAAATACCACCACTTTCACCATGGTGCGCTTTGGCAATGTATTGGGTTCCTCTGGCTCCGTTGTCCCACTATTCAAGAAGCAAATCAATAAAGGTGGACCAGTAACCGTAACCCACCCTGACATCATTCGTTACTTTATGCTGATACCAGAAGCCGCTCAGCTTGTTATCCAAGCCGGTGCCATGGGGCACAACGGGCAGGTCTTTGTTCTGGATATGGGGGAACCTGTAAAGATTTTAGACCTAGCTAAAAGAATGATTCACCTCATGGGTATGCAGGAACATATTGAAGGGGAGCAACAGGAAGGTGATATTTCTATAAAGTTCACTGGGTTACGCCCAGGAGAAAAGCTCTATGAAGAGCTTTTGATCGGAGATAATGTCGAAGGTAGTGGGCATCAGAAAATAATGATGGCAAAAGAGCAGATGCTCAGTTGGAATGAAATGCACCCTTTATTGACACAGCTTGATATCTGCTGCCATAACTTCGATGAAGAATGTATTATGCAAATTCTGTTAGATGCACCAACTGGTTATTCAAAAAATTAA
- a CDS encoding capsule biosynthesis GfcC family protein, with product MMNYISHASKMRGRRLPVVRALLIMSALFALSSASAASNFVTPDGSSLVKTTIELPLQGVTLEYKANVRLLQVLDDANASGSIGYFPLSAQLFDKTNTEANKSNKDIEAKKRNVFNQLDAFSVEEPEAKLVKQQLASFQYLNRVFIELDRNAVISQSDKNPLLVSSSNTNKPSPAAIKRASTSQAQAFSLYLPQRPTSIQLMGAMKESVTMNLIEHGTLNDYLDALPNGFIGESADKSVAYVVQPDGVVQTIQYAYWNEQPVYLAPGAIVFMAFYSLPSEYSTLNQDIVDLLRHKVGL from the coding sequence ATGATGAATTATATTAGTCACGCATCAAAAATGAGGGGGCGTCGGTTGCCCGTAGTGAGAGCTCTGTTAATTATGAGCGCTTTGTTTGCTTTGAGCTCCGCTTCTGCGGCTTCTAATTTTGTTACACCTGATGGCTCTTCTTTAGTAAAAACAACAATCGAGCTTCCTCTTCAAGGTGTGACGCTTGAGTATAAAGCTAATGTTCGACTACTTCAGGTATTAGACGACGCGAATGCTAGCGGCAGTATTGGTTACTTCCCCCTTTCAGCTCAACTGTTTGATAAAACCAATACTGAAGCTAACAAATCTAATAAAGATATCGAAGCCAAAAAGCGCAATGTATTTAATCAACTTGACGCTTTCTCGGTAGAAGAGCCAGAAGCAAAACTGGTAAAGCAACAATTAGCTTCTTTCCAGTATCTCAATCGAGTTTTTATTGAATTAGACCGTAATGCGGTTATCTCGCAATCAGATAAGAACCCGTTACTTGTTTCAAGTTCAAATACTAATAAGCCGTCGCCTGCTGCCATAAAAAGAGCGTCGACCAGTCAAGCTCAAGCATTTTCTCTGTACTTACCACAACGACCAACGTCCATTCAGTTAATGGGTGCAATGAAAGAGTCGGTAACAATGAATCTGATTGAGCATGGAACCTTGAATGATTATCTCGATGCATTACCGAACGGTTTTATTGGTGAATCAGCGGATAAAAGCGTGGCGTATGTTGTTCAGCCAGACGGTGTGGTGCAAACCATTCAATACGCTTACTGGAACGAACAACCGGTTTACCTAGCACCAGGTGCCATCGTATTTATGGCGTTTTACTCTTTGCCATCGGAATACTCAACGTTGAACCAAGATATTGTCGATTTGCTACGTCATAAGGTTGGCTTGTAA